In a single window of the Pseudogemmatithrix spongiicola genome:
- the murC gene encoding UDP-N-acetylmuramate--L-alanine ligase, whose amino-acid sequence MPLLDAADARPVHFMGIAGAGMSALAELAQRRGAVVTGCDQNPAGAADLAALGIPVVQGHDAAHLAGCRALVVTSAVPKDHPELLAAKQLGIPVIRRAEALAEATAGGMLIGIAGTHGKSTTTVMTTEALAAAGKAPTGVVGARVRSWGGNLSRGGHDVFVVEADEYDRSFLALWPTVAVVTNVEADHLDIYADLADITATFSEYVRRARYVVLCADDPGANALPSPATAEVIRYGITSPDARLVAHDIRIEHGGSVFQVKYDGKPVGEVRLRVPGQHNVRNALAALACGIGPWALSVEQMAPGLAAFVGAERRFERLGLVQGIEVVDDYAHHPTELRATLTAAREAFPNRRILAAFQPHLYSRTRDFAGDFGDALASADLVFLADIYPAREKPIEGVTSQLIADAMQRRGLPPRWMGPRDALAAALRAEAQDGDIVLTIGAGDITKTGPELMRALKG is encoded by the coding sequence ATGCCGCTTCTCGACGCCGCTGACGCGCGGCCCGTGCACTTCATGGGAATCGCCGGTGCGGGGATGTCCGCGTTGGCTGAACTCGCGCAGCGCCGGGGCGCGGTGGTCACGGGCTGCGACCAGAATCCCGCCGGAGCCGCCGATCTCGCAGCGCTGGGCATTCCGGTGGTGCAAGGCCACGACGCGGCGCACCTCGCCGGCTGCCGCGCGTTGGTGGTGACGAGTGCGGTGCCGAAGGATCATCCGGAACTGCTGGCCGCCAAGCAGCTCGGCATCCCGGTCATCCGTCGCGCGGAGGCGCTGGCCGAGGCCACCGCCGGCGGCATGCTGATCGGCATCGCCGGCACGCACGGCAAGAGCACGACGACGGTGATGACCACCGAGGCGCTGGCCGCGGCGGGCAAGGCGCCGACGGGCGTGGTCGGCGCGCGCGTCCGCAGTTGGGGCGGCAACCTCTCGCGCGGCGGGCACGACGTGTTCGTGGTGGAAGCGGACGAGTACGATCGGTCGTTCCTGGCCCTCTGGCCGACCGTCGCGGTGGTGACGAACGTCGAGGCGGATCACCTCGACATCTACGCCGACCTCGCCGACATCACCGCCACCTTCAGCGAGTACGTGCGGCGTGCGCGCTACGTGGTGCTCTGCGCCGACGATCCGGGCGCGAATGCGCTGCCGAGTCCGGCGACGGCGGAAGTGATTCGCTACGGCATCACCAGCCCCGACGCGCGGCTCGTCGCGCACGACATCCGCATCGAACACGGCGGCTCGGTGTTCCAGGTGAAGTACGACGGCAAGCCGGTGGGCGAAGTGCGCCTGCGCGTGCCGGGGCAGCACAACGTGCGCAACGCGCTCGCGGCGCTGGCCTGCGGAATCGGCCCCTGGGCGCTGAGCGTCGAGCAGATGGCGCCGGGCTTGGCGGCGTTCGTCGGCGCGGAGCGCCGCTTCGAGCGCTTGGGGCTCGTGCAGGGCATCGAGGTGGTGGATGATTACGCGCACCACCCGACGGAGCTGCGCGCCACGCTGACGGCGGCGCGCGAGGCGTTTCCGAATCGCCGCATCCTCGCCGCCTTCCAGCCGCACCTGTATTCCCGCACGCGCGACTTCGCGGGAGACTTCGGGGACGCGCTGGCTTCGGCGGACCTCGTGTTCCTCGCCGACATCTATCCGGCGCGGGAGAAGCCGATCGAGGGCGTGACGAGCCAGTTGATTGCCGACGCGATGCAGCGCCGCGGGTTGCCGCCGCGCTGGATGGGGCCGCGCGATGCCTTGGCGGCGGCGCTCCGGGCGGAAGCGCAGGACGGCGACATCGTGCTCACGATCGGGGCGGGGGACATCACGAAGACGGGCCCGGAACTCATGCGCGCGCTCAAGGGATAG
- a CDS encoding cell division protein FtsQ/DivIB, producing MSSPFWGRALLRSMDFFRVRRVEIEGLRYATPDEIVSRLRVDTLASVWDDVSPLEARVAEHAQVRAVRIKRKLPGTLVVIVTENPPVALVNTPRGLIVVDADGDSLPVDPTRIDVDLPVLARKDSLLLRLLAETQAEEPALFARVSEVRRAGRGEIVFELPEFRILADSAVRAARLGEVLPVELDATRRNWRPRELDLRFRDQVIVRLQSP from the coding sequence GTGTCTTCCCCATTCTGGGGACGCGCGTTGCTGCGCTCGATGGATTTCTTCCGCGTGCGCCGCGTCGAGATCGAAGGCCTGCGTTACGCCACCCCCGACGAAATCGTTTCGCGGTTGAGGGTCGATACGCTCGCGTCCGTCTGGGACGACGTATCGCCGCTCGAAGCGCGGGTCGCGGAGCATGCCCAGGTGCGCGCAGTGCGCATCAAGCGCAAGCTTCCCGGGACCCTCGTCGTGATCGTGACGGAGAATCCGCCGGTGGCGCTGGTGAACACGCCGCGGGGGCTGATTGTCGTCGATGCCGACGGGGACTCGCTGCCGGTGGATCCCACGCGCATCGACGTGGACCTGCCGGTGCTCGCGCGCAAGGATTCCCTGTTGCTTCGCCTCCTGGCGGAGACGCAGGCCGAGGAGCCGGCGCTGTTCGCTCGGGTGAGCGAGGTGCGCCGGGCTGGGCGCGGGGAGATCGTCTTCGAGCTTCCCGAGTTCCGCATCCTCGCCGATAGCGCGGTCCGTGCCGCGCGCTTGGGCGAGGTGCTCCCGGTGGAGCTCGACGCGACGCGCCGCAACTGGCGCCCGCGCGAACTCGACCTGCGTTTCCGTGATCAGGTGATCGTCCGCCTCCAGAGCCCATGA
- the ftsA gene encoding cell division protein FtsA: MNLDRLVAGLDIGSAKTTAVIAEVVGDLPKHPSVNILGVGQARTTGLRKGVVADIEETQRSITKAMQDAERMAGARVETVYAGIAGEHVQAMTSKGIASVTGHEITRADVDRANAVARAQPIPQDRELIHAIPQEYTVDKNQGVRDPVGMIGTRLETEMYLVTIGSSPAMNLRKAVERAGYKVGELVLEPLASALSVLTDEEKELGVALVEIGAGTTDLAVFHEGKIRHLGTIGFGGLNVTSDIVHGLGVTALDAERLKEQYGAAYEPIVKNTGETIKLPSTGAQGDREIPRELLAHIIHQRTQEIFEMVLRDLEEHHLVSKLAAGVVVTGGAAAQPGTDLLAADVFGLGARIGAPGELLGGLADSIQSPRFSVVTGLVQYGAHRVAIGGSQGKGRRLTLGNAGPSMDSMAQRFKTWLQDWF, translated from the coding sequence ATGAACCTCGACCGTCTCGTCGCCGGCCTCGACATCGGATCCGCCAAGACCACTGCGGTGATCGCAGAGGTCGTGGGGGACCTGCCGAAGCATCCGTCCGTGAACATCCTCGGCGTCGGCCAGGCCCGCACCACGGGCCTGCGCAAAGGCGTCGTCGCCGACATCGAAGAAACGCAGCGCAGCATCACCAAGGCGATGCAGGACGCCGAGCGGATGGCGGGCGCGCGCGTCGAGACGGTGTACGCGGGTATCGCCGGCGAGCACGTGCAGGCGATGACCTCCAAGGGCATCGCGTCGGTGACGGGCCACGAGATCACGCGCGCCGACGTGGACCGCGCGAATGCCGTCGCCCGGGCGCAGCCCATCCCGCAGGACCGCGAGCTCATCCACGCGATCCCGCAGGAATACACGGTCGACAAGAACCAGGGCGTGCGCGATCCGGTCGGCATGATCGGGACGCGCCTCGAGACGGAGATGTACCTCGTCACGATCGGCTCCTCGCCGGCGATGAACCTGCGCAAGGCCGTCGAGCGCGCCGGCTACAAGGTGGGCGAACTCGTGCTCGAGCCCCTGGCCTCGGCGCTCAGCGTGCTCACCGACGAGGAGAAGGAGCTCGGTGTGGCGCTGGTGGAGATCGGCGCGGGCACCACGGACCTCGCGGTGTTCCACGAAGGCAAGATTCGCCACTTGGGTACGATCGGCTTCGGTGGCCTGAACGTCACCAGCGACATCGTGCACGGCCTCGGCGTGACGGCGCTCGACGCCGAGCGCCTGAAGGAGCAGTACGGCGCAGCCTACGAGCCGATCGTGAAGAACACGGGCGAGACCATCAAGCTGCCGAGCACGGGTGCGCAGGGCGATCGCGAGATCCCGCGCGAACTCCTGGCGCACATCATCCATCAGCGGACGCAGGAGATCTTCGAGATGGTCCTGCGGGACCTCGAGGAGCATCACCTCGTGAGCAAGCTGGCGGCGGGTGTGGTGGTGACGGGCGGCGCGGCGGCGCAGCCGGGCACCGACTTGCTCGCGGCGGATGTGTTCGGCCTCGGCGCGCGCATCGGTGCGCCGGGCGAGCTGCTGGGCGGCTTGGCCGACAGCATCCAGAGCCCGCGCTTCAGCGTGGTGACGGGCCTCGTGCAGTACGGGGCGCACCGCGTGGCGATCGGCGGCAGCCAGGGGAAGGGGCGGCGCCTCACCCTCGGCAATGCGGGCCCGAGCATGGACTCGATGGCGCAGCGGTTCAAGACCTGGTTGCAGGACTGGTTCTAG
- the ftsZ gene encoding cell division protein FtsZ has translation MSLFEFEEPNAQHARMKVVGVGGGGGNAVNRMIEEQLDGVEFISVNTDAQALLNSKSDVKIQIGKKLTRGLGAGARPEIGRQAIEENRDEVSRAIAGADLVFVTCGMGGGTGTGAAPIVCELAREQGSLTVGIVTKPFLFEGRKRMRQADEGIAEMAKHVDTMIVVPNERLLAVVGKGIPFQDALKKADEVLLQATGGISGIITKAGLVNVDFADVRTVMKDGGSAIMGTGIGRGENRAVDAARMAIESPLLDNVSIGGARGVLINITSGLDATLDEVTAIANVVKEAVGEEAEIIFGAVPEPAMQGEVRVTVIATGFSKRAASQPPVIGSRASSSGTPVIPLDPAARAPRPVAPGSPASPAAGGNAVPAARPRPSSARPLEDLSDLEIPTFIRRQMD, from the coding sequence ATGAGCCTCTTCGAATTCGAAGAACCCAACGCCCAGCACGCCCGCATGAAGGTCGTCGGCGTCGGCGGCGGCGGTGGCAATGCGGTGAACCGCATGATCGAGGAGCAGCTCGACGGCGTGGAGTTCATCTCCGTGAACACCGACGCGCAGGCGCTGCTCAACTCGAAGTCGGATGTGAAGATCCAGATCGGCAAGAAGCTCACGCGCGGCCTCGGCGCCGGCGCCCGCCCGGAAATCGGGCGTCAGGCGATCGAGGAGAACCGCGACGAAGTGTCCCGCGCCATCGCCGGCGCCGACCTCGTCTTCGTGACCTGCGGCATGGGCGGCGGTACGGGCACCGGGGCCGCTCCCATCGTCTGCGAACTCGCCCGCGAGCAGGGCTCCCTCACCGTCGGCATCGTCACCAAGCCCTTCCTCTTCGAAGGCCGCAAGCGCATGCGCCAGGCCGACGAGGGCATCGCCGAGATGGCCAAGCACGTGGACACGATGATCGTCGTGCCCAACGAGCGCCTGCTCGCCGTGGTCGGCAAGGGCATCCCGTTCCAGGACGCGCTCAAGAAGGCCGATGAAGTGCTGCTGCAGGCCACGGGCGGCATCTCGGGCATCATCACGAAGGCCGGCTTGGTGAACGTGGACTTCGCCGACGTGCGCACGGTCATGAAGGACGGCGGCTCGGCGATCATGGGCACCGGCATCGGTCGCGGCGAGAATCGCGCCGTGGACGCGGCGCGCATGGCGATCGAGAGCCCGCTGCTCGACAACGTGTCGATCGGCGGGGCGCGTGGCGTACTCATCAACATCACGTCGGGCCTCGACGCGACGCTCGATGAAGTCACGGCGATCGCCAACGTGGTCAAGGAAGCCGTGGGCGAGGAGGCCGAGATCATCTTCGGCGCCGTGCCGGAACCGGCCATGCAGGGCGAGGTCCGCGTCACGGTCATCGCGACGGGCTTCAGCAAGCGCGCCGCCTCGCAGCCGCCGGTCATCGGCAGCCGCGCGTCGTCGAGCGGCACGCCGGTGATTCCGCTCGACCCCGCGGCGCGTGCGCCGCGCCCGGTCGCGCCGGGCTCGCCCGCGTCGCCTGCCGCCGGCGGCAACGCCGTTCCCGCCGCGCGGCCCCGTCCGTCGTCGGCGCGCCCGTTGGAGGATCTCAGCGACCTCGAGATCCCGACGTTCATTCGGAGACAGATGGATTGA
- a CDS encoding M23 family metallopeptidase: MSPRATRLLFGAVVAGLAIAALRLPTPKFGDPRVLFGDMAAPDLQPWTQHDTLGRGETLTGLLARRGLSNTEASNVVRATPLNPRRIPAGMPVELRGDTTDSRPQEIRFRLAVDRIMRVARSGDSWAATEEVLPWTVDTVLLRGTVREHLYQAIGEGSDSLLAGRARDELAWAIADIYEYKIDMSRELQQGDQVRALFERHIAPDGTMKIGTVIAAGLQRAGTEIQAYRMVQPDGRVRYYDERGRSLAATFLRAPLQFRRISSNFGRRRHPILGTMRAHQGMDYAANAGTPVRAIGDGTVIFAGTRGGYGNVVELRHINGMVTRYAHLRGFAKGIRRGARVSIGEEIAYVGSTGLSTAPHLHFEVLIGGVHRDPRRALATAEAGPALTGSAFAQFEAVRDGVSFALEQPAGIVRALGN, encoded by the coding sequence TTGAGCCCGCGCGCGACGCGGCTCCTCTTCGGCGCGGTGGTCGCGGGGCTCGCGATCGCCGCGTTGCGCCTGCCCACCCCGAAGTTCGGCGACCCGCGCGTGCTCTTCGGCGACATGGCCGCGCCCGACCTGCAGCCGTGGACGCAGCACGACACGCTGGGGCGCGGGGAGACCCTCACGGGGCTGCTCGCCCGCCGTGGGCTCTCGAACACCGAGGCGTCGAATGTCGTCCGCGCGACGCCGCTGAATCCGCGCCGCATCCCGGCGGGCATGCCCGTCGAGCTGCGCGGCGACACCACCGACAGCCGTCCGCAGGAAATCCGCTTCCGCCTCGCCGTGGACCGCATCATGCGCGTCGCCCGCAGCGGCGACAGCTGGGCGGCCACCGAAGAAGTGCTCCCCTGGACGGTGGATACGGTGCTGCTGCGTGGCACCGTGCGTGAGCACCTCTATCAGGCCATCGGCGAAGGCTCGGATTCGCTGCTCGCGGGCCGCGCCCGCGACGAACTCGCCTGGGCGATCGCCGACATCTACGAGTACAAGATCGACATGTCGCGCGAGCTGCAGCAGGGCGACCAGGTGCGCGCGCTGTTCGAACGCCACATCGCGCCGGACGGCACGATGAAGATCGGCACGGTGATCGCCGCCGGCCTGCAGCGCGCGGGCACGGAGATCCAGGCGTATCGCATGGTCCAGCCCGACGGGCGCGTCCGCTACTACGACGAGCGCGGCCGCTCGCTGGCCGCGACCTTCCTGCGCGCGCCGCTGCAGTTCCGCCGCATCTCCAGCAACTTCGGCCGCCGTCGGCACCCGATCCTCGGGACCATGCGCGCCCACCAGGGCATGGACTACGCCGCCAACGCGGGCACGCCGGTGCGCGCGATCGGTGACGGCACGGTGATCTTCGCCGGCACCCGCGGCGGCTACGGCAACGTGGTCGAGCTGCGTCACATCAACGGCATGGTGACGCGCTACGCGCATCTGCGTGGATTCGCCAAGGGCATCCGGCGCGGCGCACGCGTGTCGATCGGCGAGGAAATCGCCTACGTGGGCTCCACGGGCCTCTCGACGGCGCCGCACCTGCATTTCGAGGTGCTGATCGGCGGCGTGCATCGCGACCCGCGGCGAGCCCTCGCCACGGCCGAGGCCGGTCCCGCGCTCACCGGCAGCGCGTTCGCGCAGTTCGAGGCCGTGCGCGACGGTGTGAGCTTCGCGCTCGAGCAGCCGGCCGGCATCGTCCGCGCACTCGGCAACTGA
- the ftsY gene encoding signal recognition particle-docking protein FtsY, with protein sequence MALNLLGKRSLWQRIKDIALTDVGVLARGGVDGLTLERLEQTLLEADLGVPVTMRLVEEIRGRAAKGKLKSPDDFRAALVELIGDALRVGNADASLRFAPAKPTVILVLGVNGAGKTTSIGKLAARLRREGKSVLLGAGDTFRAGAIDQLKVWAERTGAEFVGAQPGADPAAVAFQSIDAGIARGVDVIIIDTAGRLHTSHALMDELKKVQRVVAKRLDGAPHEALLVLDGTVGQNAVQQAKQFSEAVPLTGLIVTKLDGTARGGVVVAVHEAVNVPVKFLGLGEQATDLEPFDATTFAAELLAG encoded by the coding sequence ATGGCTCTCAACCTGCTCGGCAAGCGCTCCCTGTGGCAGCGCATCAAGGACATCGCGCTCACCGACGTCGGCGTGCTCGCGCGCGGCGGCGTGGATGGCCTGACGCTCGAACGCCTGGAGCAGACGCTGCTCGAGGCGGACTTGGGCGTGCCCGTCACCATGCGCCTCGTCGAGGAGATCCGCGGTCGCGCCGCCAAGGGCAAGCTCAAGTCTCCGGACGACTTCCGAGCGGCCCTCGTCGAGTTGATCGGGGACGCCCTACGCGTCGGCAATGCGGACGCATCGCTGCGATTCGCGCCGGCGAAGCCGACCGTGATCCTCGTGCTCGGCGTGAACGGAGCGGGGAAGACCACCAGCATCGGCAAGCTCGCCGCGCGCCTGCGCCGCGAGGGCAAGTCGGTGCTGCTCGGCGCCGGCGACACCTTCCGCGCGGGCGCCATTGACCAGCTCAAGGTGTGGGCGGAACGCACCGGTGCGGAGTTCGTGGGTGCACAGCCGGGTGCTGACCCGGCGGCGGTGGCGTTCCAGAGCATCGACGCCGGCATCGCGCGGGGCGTGGACGTCATCATCATCGATACCGCCGGCCGCCTGCATACCAGCCACGCGCTGATGGACGAGCTCAAGAAGGTGCAACGCGTCGTCGCCAAGCGGCTCGACGGCGCGCCGCACGAGGCGCTGCTGGTGCTCGACGGCACGGTGGGGCAGAACGCGGTGCAGCAGGCCAAGCAGTTCTCCGAGGCGGTGCCACTGACGGGGCTGATCGTGACGAAGCTCGATGGCACCGCACGCGGCGGCGTGGTGGTCGCCGTGCACGAGGCGGTCAACGTGCCGGTGAAGTTCCTCGGTTTGGGCGAGCAAGCGACGGATCTCGAACCCTTCGACGCGACGACGTTCGCTGCGGAGCTGCTCGCGGGATGA
- the recG gene encoding ATP-dependent DNA helicase RecG has translation MTPAAAGPRRTLETPVEFLTGVGPRRAEALRRLNIFTARDLLFHIPFRYEDASTVTPIARLRVGDDASVIGTVVSKGILPTRKGLRIFQAVVQDASGMIEVSWPGQPWLDRAINKGDQLLLTGPVRFYHGRQFAPREFVNLGPDGDATSAGRVLAVYRATEGLSFKLIRQLIEKHLDALLPQVQEYLPTALLAEAGVPALPEALRALHRPTSVADALRARGRLAYEELLFVHLLQRRAHDLAKQARDGIRFVNKKDLTSRFREVLPFELTKAQVRAVREIVADMCAPARMHRLLQGDVGSGKTVVAVFAALLALENGYQVAVMAPTELLAEQHARTFDRLLAPLGIVPALITGSRSAKERKLAATRLESGEPLIAIGTHALQVEGTTFAKLGLAVIDEQHRFGVEHRRALVERGRKGEKPDVLLMSATPIPRSLALTMYGDLDVSILDERPPGRQPVTTALRPENGRARVLAFINRQLDEGRQAYLVYPLIEESEKVALKAATKAFEELVAGPFAGRRLALLHGRMKPEEKDQVMRAFRDGQLDVLVATTVIEVGIDVPNATVMVVEHPERFGLSQLHQLRGRVGRGAAESFCILLGDVGEEVAERLRPFLETEDGFAIARADLEQRGMGDLFGERQSGVPMFKVADPLRDEELGELARGGAAALLAQDPELKAPQHQGMQLVLRRQYGRALELFRVG, from the coding sequence ATGACCCCCGCCGCCGCAGGCCCGCGGCGCACGCTCGAGACGCCGGTGGAGTTCCTCACCGGCGTGGGCCCCCGCCGCGCCGAGGCGCTGCGCCGACTCAACATCTTCACCGCGCGGGACCTGCTCTTTCACATCCCGTTCCGCTACGAGGATGCGAGCACCGTCACGCCGATTGCCCGGCTGCGCGTGGGCGACGACGCGTCCGTCATCGGCACGGTGGTGTCGAAGGGCATCCTGCCGACGCGGAAAGGACTGCGGATCTTCCAAGCGGTCGTGCAGGATGCCTCGGGCATGATTGAGGTGAGCTGGCCGGGGCAACCGTGGCTGGACCGCGCCATCAACAAGGGCGATCAGCTGCTGCTCACCGGTCCGGTGCGCTTTTACCACGGCCGCCAGTTCGCCCCGCGTGAGTTCGTCAACCTCGGGCCCGACGGCGACGCAACCTCCGCGGGGCGTGTGCTCGCCGTGTACCGCGCCACGGAAGGGCTGAGCTTCAAGCTCATCCGCCAGCTCATCGAGAAGCATCTCGACGCGCTGCTGCCGCAGGTGCAGGAATATCTTCCCACGGCGCTGCTCGCCGAGGCCGGCGTGCCGGCACTCCCGGAGGCCCTGCGCGCGCTGCACCGGCCCACGTCCGTGGCGGACGCGCTGCGCGCGCGCGGGCGATTGGCCTACGAGGAGCTGTTGTTCGTGCACCTCTTGCAGCGGCGCGCGCACGACCTCGCCAAGCAAGCGCGCGATGGCATCCGCTTCGTGAACAAGAAGGACCTCACCTCGCGCTTCCGCGAGGTGCTGCCCTTCGAACTGACGAAGGCGCAGGTACGCGCCGTGCGCGAGATCGTGGCCGATATGTGCGCGCCGGCGCGTATGCACCGCCTGCTGCAAGGCGATGTCGGATCGGGCAAGACCGTGGTCGCCGTGTTCGCCGCGCTGCTCGCGCTGGAGAACGGCTACCAAGTGGCCGTCATGGCGCCGACGGAACTGCTCGCCGAACAGCACGCGCGTACCTTCGACCGCCTGCTGGCCCCGCTCGGCATCGTCCCCGCGCTCATCACCGGCAGCCGCAGTGCCAAGGAGCGGAAGCTCGCGGCGACGCGCCTCGAGAGCGGGGAGCCGCTGATCGCCATCGGCACGCATGCGCTGCAGGTCGAGGGCACGACCTTCGCCAAGCTGGGCTTGGCAGTCATCGACGAACAGCATCGCTTCGGCGTGGAGCACCGGCGCGCGCTGGTGGAGCGCGGGCGGAAGGGGGAGAAGCCCGATGTGCTCTTGATGAGTGCCACGCCGATCCCGCGATCGCTGGCGCTGACGATGTACGGTGACCTCGACGTGAGCATCCTCGACGAGCGGCCGCCGGGCCGCCAGCCGGTCACCACCGCGCTGCGGCCGGAGAACGGGCGCGCTCGCGTGTTGGCGTTCATCAATCGGCAGCTCGACGAGGGGCGGCAGGCCTACTTGGTCTATCCGCTCATCGAGGAGTCGGAGAAGGTGGCGCTGAAAGCGGCGACGAAGGCCTTCGAGGAACTCGTCGCCGGCCCCTTCGCCGGGCGCCGGCTCGCGCTGCTGCACGGCCGCATGAAGCCCGAGGAGAAGGACCAGGTGATGCGCGCCTTCCGGGATGGCCAGCTCGATGTGCTCGTCGCGACGACGGTGATCGAAGTCGGCATCGACGTGCCGAATGCGACGGTGATGGTCGTCGAGCACCCAGAGCGCTTCGGCCTGTCGCAGCTGCACCAATTGCGCGGGCGCGTGGGCCGCGGGGCCGCCGAGAGCTTCTGCATCCTGCTCGGGGACGTGGGCGAGGAAGTCGCCGAGCGGCTGCGGCCGTTCCTCGAGACGGAGGATGGCTTCGCGATTGCGCGGGCCGACTTGGAGCAGCGCGGCATGGGCGACCTGTTTGGCGAGCGGCAGAGCGGCGTGCCGATGTTCAAGGTGGCCGACCCGCTGCGCGACGAGGAGCTGGGCGAGCTGGCGCGGGGCGGGGCCGCCGCGCTGCTCGCGCAGGATCCCGAGCTGAAGGCACCGCAGCATCAGGGCATGCAGTTGGTGCTGCGCCGCCAGTACGGGCGCGCGCTCGAACTGTTCCGGGTGGGCTGA
- a CDS encoding ATP-binding protein — translation MSATAESPSARTPLTRRAPWRWGGVAMAVGLAAALAFDAWYGRHLEMEARVAVQRAMGPTAAALRTAVAHRVAQLNGLHSFVESQPSRARLDATFQTFAGGVASSTQGVRTLQLVEDGVIVATWPLAGNERALGYNLLRDSRPEVPDGVRRAMATDSIVITGPIALVQGGEGLLVRRRLTPRPGFPDLVAVILDVPSIVLEAGIPNAASGLHLEVRDRAGHWFGGDTLSADATPESIRIPVPDGDWTLRGAPVAGWAAYSAPQRLAARAAGAAVVIALALLGALFGLRQARMQDAITSRTARLGVALRAGRMGTWELDVLADRMTFDENGAAIVGRPLAEVDGPLEKFFHMIHPEDAAFVARVFLEILKSDRPEYTLEHRVLLPDGSERWVLVIGEIERGSQGQAVRAHGIISDASDRRAIEARARHMERVETIGTMAGGVAHDFNNLLTAMTSFVELARDGLGSPEPNSSLAMVRDDLEEALKVSSRAKGLTAQLLAFSRGAASEPRAADLGTTLHEMEPLLRRLLGQRITLDVQVAAGTPGVWIDPSQFTQVVLNLVVNARDAIQGRGDIAIRLRRIQSSEDRPARAPTGEWVLLQVRDSGRGMSPEVMQRVFEPYFTTKEESRGTGLGLAVVMGVVRAAGGHALVESEVGRGTAFWIFLPALDAQGRRVSPPAGTPTRTA, via the coding sequence ATGTCCGCCACGGCCGAGTCGCCTTCCGCGCGCACGCCACTGACGCGCCGGGCGCCGTGGCGTTGGGGCGGCGTCGCCATGGCTGTCGGGCTGGCGGCGGCCCTGGCCTTCGATGCGTGGTACGGGCGCCACCTCGAAATGGAAGCGCGCGTCGCCGTCCAGCGCGCCATGGGGCCGACCGCGGCGGCGCTGCGCACGGCGGTCGCCCATCGCGTGGCCCAACTCAACGGATTGCACTCGTTCGTCGAATCGCAGCCCAGCCGTGCGCGGCTCGACGCGACGTTCCAGACGTTCGCGGGCGGGGTTGCGTCCAGTACCCAGGGCGTGCGCACGCTGCAGCTCGTGGAGGACGGCGTCATCGTCGCGACCTGGCCGTTGGCCGGCAACGAACGGGCGCTGGGCTACAACCTGCTGCGCGACTCGCGACCGGAGGTTCCCGACGGCGTCCGGCGCGCGATGGCCACCGACTCGATCGTCATCACCGGGCCCATCGCGCTCGTGCAGGGTGGGGAGGGACTGCTCGTGCGCCGGCGGCTCACGCCACGGCCGGGCTTCCCCGACCTCGTGGCCGTGATTCTCGATGTGCCGTCCATCGTCCTCGAGGCGGGCATCCCGAACGCGGCCAGCGGCCTGCACCTCGAGGTGCGCGACCGCGCCGGCCACTGGTTCGGTGGCGATACGCTGTCGGCCGACGCGACGCCCGAGTCCATACGCATCCCGGTTCCCGATGGCGACTGGACCCTGCGCGGCGCCCCGGTGGCCGGGTGGGCGGCCTATTCGGCGCCGCAGCGCCTGGCTGCCCGGGCGGCGGGCGCCGCCGTCGTGATTGCGCTGGCGCTGCTCGGCGCATTGTTCGGGCTGCGACAAGCGCGCATGCAGGACGCCATCACGTCGCGGACCGCACGGCTGGGCGTCGCCTTGCGCGCCGGCCGCATGGGCACCTGGGAGCTCGACGTCCTCGCCGACCGCATGACGTTCGACGAGAACGGGGCCGCGATCGTCGGGCGACCGTTGGCCGAGGTGGACGGTCCGCTCGAGAAGTTCTTCCACATGATTCACCCCGAGGACGCCGCGTTCGTGGCACGCGTATTTCTCGAGATCCTCAAGTCGGATCGGCCCGAGTACACGCTTGAGCATCGTGTCCTGCTGCCCGACGGATCGGAGCGCTGGGTGCTGGTCATCGGTGAGATCGAGCGCGGCTCGCAGGGGCAGGCGGTGCGGGCGCACGGCATCATTTCCGACGCCTCCGACCGCCGTGCCATCGAGGCGCGGGCACGCCACATGGAACGCGTGGAGACGATCGGCACCATGGCGGGCGGGGTGGCGCACGACTTCAACAACCTGCTGACGGCGATGACCTCGTTCGTCGAGCTGGCGCGCGATGGACTCGGCAGCCCAGAACCGAATTCAAGCCTCGCCATGGTCCGCGACGATCTGGAGGAGGCGTTGAAGGTGTCCTCGCGGGCCAAGGGGCTCACGGCCCAACTGCTCGCGTTCAGCCGCGGGGCCGCCTCCGAACCACGCGCGGCAGACCTCGGCACCACCCTCCACGAAATGGAACCGTTGCTGCGCCGCCTCCTGGGGCAGCGCATCACGCTGGATGTGCAGGTGGCGGCGGGAACGCCGGGTGTGTGGATCGACCCGTCGCAGTTCACGCAGGTGGTGCTGAACCTCGTCGTGAACGCCCGGGACGCGATCCAGGGACGTGGAGACATCGCGATTCGGTTGCGGCGTATCCAGTCGTCGGAGGATCGTCCTGCGCGCGCGCCGACCGGGGAGTGGGTGCTGCTGCAGGTCCGGGACAGCGGCCGCGGCATGTCGCCGGAGGTCATGCAGCGGGTGTTCGAACCCTACTTCACGACCAAGGAAGAATCCCGCGGCACGGGTCTCGGGCTCGCCGTGGTGATGGGCGTCGTGCGTGCCGCGGGTGGGCACGCGCTCGTCGAGAGCGAGGTCGGGCGGGGGACGGCGTTCTGGATCTTCCTGCCCGCGCTGGACGCGCAGGGACGGCGGGTCAGTCCGCCAGCAGGTACGCCGACACGTACGGCTTGA